One genomic region from Quercus robur chromosome 4, dhQueRobu3.1, whole genome shotgun sequence encodes:
- the LOC126721516 gene encoding uncharacterized protein LOC126721516 yields the protein MENQGTWPLHEVGERAKAMVVEFLEANKHISNPGPRLVARWSPPPESCYKINFDVALFDHLGSAGIGVVVRDHRGEVMAALSQKIALPQSVALAEARAAHRAITFAQEMSFFHIQVEGDCLGVIHALQSQGQCKTLYGHVIDDARRLGYALHSCQFFHVGRGGNKLAHELARRAVLSADTDVWVEDLPDDLDAVFQSDFY from the coding sequence ATGGAGAATCAAGGAACTTGGCCACTGCATGAAGTTGGTGAAAGAGCTAAAGCTATGGTTGTAGAGTTTCTAGAAGCGAACAAACATATCAGTAACCCAGGCCCAAGATTGGTAGCACGGTGGTCGCCTCCACCTGAGAGCTGTTATAAGATCAATTTTGACGTAGCTCTGTTTGATCATTTGGGCTCTGCGGGCATTGGGGTGGTTGTTCGAGATCATAGAGGAGAAGTTATGGCAGCCCTTAGTCAGAAAATTGCTCTCCCTCAGTCAGTTGCATTGGCAGAAGCTCGGGCAGCCCATAGAGCAATCACTTTTGCTCAAGAAATGTCTTTCTTTCATATCCAGGTTGAAGGGGATTGTCTAGGGGTTATTCATGCTTTGCAATCCCAGGGACAGTGCAAAACCTTGTATGGACACGTGATTGATGATGCTCGGAGATTAGGCTATGCTTTACATTCTTGTCAGTTTTTTCATGTTGGAAGGGGAGGAAATAAGTTAGCTCATGAATTAGCTAGAAGAGCAGTTTTATCTGCAGATACTGATGTATGGGTAGAAGATCTACCTGATGATTTGGACGCTGTGTTCCAatctgatttttattaa